TGGCCGCGCTCACGGAGGGTGAACGGGACACGCTACGGCGGGCCGCCGAGATCCTCCAGCAGCTCGCTCGCGCCTGAGCGCCCGTACCGCCGGGTCCGCGCCGTCCGTTGTGGATACGGCGTACGACCCGAGGAGGCGCACCAAGAGTGCAGGCGAAGCTGAGCACGATGTTCCAGTCCCTTCAGGTCCGCAACTACCGGCTCTTCGCATCCGGACAGCTGATCAAGCTGATCGGCGTCTGGATGATGTTCATCGCCCAGGACTGGCTCGTCCTCGAGCTCTCCGACGACTCCGCGACCGCGCTCGGTGTGGTCACCGCGCTGCAGTTCACCCCGGTGCTGCTGCTCACCCTGCTCTCCGGCCGGCTCGCCGACCGGTACGACAAGCGCATGCTGCTCTTCGTCGCCAACGCTTTCTGGACCGTGCTGGCGCTGGCCATGGCCGCCCTGGTGATCACCGGCCTGGTGCAGCTCTGGCACGTCTTCACCTTCGCCGCCCTGCTCGGCGTCGCGAACGCGGTGGAGACCCCGGTACGGCAGGCGTTCGTCAGCGAACTGGTCGGGACGCCGCTGCTGCCCAACGCGCTCTCGCTCAACGCGGCCACGTTCAACTCCGCCCGGATCGTCGGGCCCGCCGTCGCCGGCCTGGCCATCGCCGCCTTCGACGTCGGCCCGGTCTTCCTGGTCACCGCGCTCAGCTCGATCGCCCCGCTGGTCAACGTGGTCCGGATGCGTCCGGCCGAGCTGCACCGGGAGGCGCTGCTGCCGCGCGAGGAGCGGGCGTCGGCGAAGGTGATCGACGGGCTGCGCTACGTGCGCCGCCGCCCCGACCTGCTGCTGCCGATGGTGATGATCTCGGTGATCGCCACCTCGCTGTTCAACTTCCAGCTCACCCTGGCCGCGTTGGCCAAGACCGTCTTCGACACCGGAGCGGCGTCCTTCGGCCTGTTCAGCAGCGCGCTCGCGGTCGGGGCCCTGGTCGGGGCGCTGGCCGGCACCGGGCGGCGCAGCCGCCCCTCGGTGTGGCTGGTGCTCGGCGCGGCGGTCGCCTGTGCCACCTTCGGCACCCTGGTCGGGCTCGCGCCGGCGTACTGGCTGGTGGTGGCGCTGCTGCTGCCGACCGGGTTCTTCATGGTCTTCTTCGCCCAGGCGGCCAACCAGCGGATCCAGCTCGGCACCGACGCCGCCTTCCGGGGCCGGGTGATGGCGCTGTGGGTGCTGGTCTTCCTCGGCACCAACCCGGTCGGCGCGCCGCTGATCGGCTGGCTCGCCGAGACGTACGGCGCGGGGGCCAGCATCTGGATCGGCGGGCTGGTCTCGCTGGCGACCGCCCTGCTGGCGCTCACCTGGCAGCTGCGCCGCGACGGCGCCCGGCTGCGCTTCCGGGTGCTGCCCATGCCCCGCTTCTACGTCGTCTCCTCCCCGGACTGCTGAGCCCGACCGCCACTCGCGGCGGCGGGATTCCCGGCCCGACACCGCCATCCGGGAGAACCGACGGGTTTAAGGTCCGGATACCGGCAATCCCCTGGCGGACACCCGGCGTGGGCCTTAGCGTCGATGCGTGGAGGGCGGTAGCGGGGCGTGGACGCTGGCACTGATGATCTTCGCCGTGGCGTGCCTGCCGGTCCTGATCGCCCTGCTCTTCTGCTTCGACGAGATCGCCGACCGGGTCGCCTGCGGCTGGGCCGAGTGGCGGGAGCGACGCCGGGAACGGCGCACCATCGCCAAACTGGACCGCTCCTTCGGTCCGGACGCCTACGCGCT
This genomic interval from Micromonospora coxensis contains the following:
- a CDS encoding MFS transporter; the protein is MQAKLSTMFQSLQVRNYRLFASGQLIKLIGVWMMFIAQDWLVLELSDDSATALGVVTALQFTPVLLLTLLSGRLADRYDKRMLLFVANAFWTVLALAMAALVITGLVQLWHVFTFAALLGVANAVETPVRQAFVSELVGTPLLPNALSLNAATFNSARIVGPAVAGLAIAAFDVGPVFLVTALSSIAPLVNVVRMRPAELHREALLPREERASAKVIDGLRYVRRRPDLLLPMVMISVIATSLFNFQLTLAALAKTVFDTGAASFGLFSSALAVGALVGALAGTGRRSRPSVWLVLGAAVACATFGTLVGLAPAYWLVVALLLPTGFFMVFFAQAANQRIQLGTDAAFRGRVMALWVLVFLGTNPVGAPLIGWLAETYGAGASIWIGGLVSLATALLALTWQLRRDGARLRFRVLPMPRFYVVSSPDC